One segment of Vagococcus martis DNA contains the following:
- a CDS encoding ABC transporter permease subunit (The N-terminal region of this protein, as described by TIGR01726, is a three transmembrane segment that identifies a subfamily of ABC transporter permease subunits, which specificities that include histidine, arginine, glutamine, glutamate, L-cystine (sic), the opines (in Agrobacterium) octopine and nopaline, etc.), producing the protein MQTNNRSTNHVLIALLFMFISLIMLTPKVEANDDKFVVGMEAGYPPFNWTQQNDNNGAVKIQGGSEYANGYDVMIAKRVAEGLGKELVIYKTAWDGLAPALTSGKVDAIIAGMSPTEERKKTIDFTNDYYHSNLVLVVAKDGKYANAKSLKDFEGAKVTAQLNTFHYSVIDQIEGVSKQTAMDDFSAMRVALQSGKIDAYVSEKPEGITAQKVNPNFKMIDFKDGQGFKTNRDDTSVSIGVKKGSQDIAKINDILAGINQTERDNFMDIAISEQPDSQSNENWIVKIVKENWQMFLKGAGVTLLISLIGTIVGTFIGLGIGLFRTIPTPKSMVNKVLFKLLNTLFSIYIEIFRGTPMIVQAMVIYYGSSQAFGIDMNPLAAALFIVSINTGAYMTEIVRGGIFSVDKGQFEAASAIGMTHGQTMVNVVIPQVFRNILPAMGNEFVINIKDTSVLNVIAVTELFFQAKTVAGSNFRFFDTFFVVCVIYFVMTFTVTRILRFVEKRMDGTGEYAPYANQMQTAILERKDDK; encoded by the coding sequence ATGCAAACAAACAATCGTTCGACCAATCATGTCCTTATTGCACTATTATTTATGTTTATTAGCCTAATCATGCTGACACCAAAAGTGGAGGCAAATGATGATAAATTTGTCGTAGGAATGGAAGCTGGATATCCTCCATTCAACTGGACACAACAAAATGACAACAATGGCGCTGTTAAAATCCAAGGAGGAAGCGAGTACGCAAACGGCTATGATGTCATGATCGCAAAACGTGTTGCTGAAGGCTTAGGAAAAGAACTGGTCATTTACAAAACAGCTTGGGACGGTTTAGCTCCTGCTTTAACTTCTGGAAAAGTAGATGCTATTATCGCTGGTATGTCTCCCACTGAAGAACGAAAAAAAACCATCGACTTTACCAATGACTATTATCACTCAAACTTAGTCTTAGTCGTTGCAAAAGATGGAAAATATGCCAATGCCAAAAGTCTGAAAGATTTTGAAGGGGCAAAAGTGACTGCCCAATTAAATACATTTCACTATTCTGTGATTGATCAAATCGAAGGTGTCTCAAAACAAACTGCCATGGATGATTTTTCTGCTATGCGTGTGGCACTTCAATCCGGAAAAATTGATGCCTATGTTTCAGAAAAACCTGAGGGAATCACCGCCCAAAAAGTGAATCCTAATTTTAAAATGATTGATTTTAAAGATGGCCAAGGATTTAAAACAAATCGTGATGATACATCTGTTTCTATCGGTGTTAAAAAAGGCAGTCAAGATATCGCAAAAATTAATGACATTTTAGCCGGAATAAATCAAACTGAACGAGACAATTTTATGGATATTGCCATTAGTGAACAACCTGACTCACAATCAAATGAAAATTGGATTGTCAAAATCGTCAAAGAAAACTGGCAAATGTTCTTAAAAGGTGCTGGAGTAACGCTTTTAATCTCACTTATCGGGACAATTGTTGGAACATTCATCGGATTAGGAATTGGCTTATTTAGAACCATCCCAACGCCAAAAAGTATGGTGAACAAAGTATTATTTAAATTATTAAACACTCTATTTTCTATTTATATCGAAATTTTTAGAGGAACGCCAATGATCGTTCAAGCGATGGTGATTTACTATGGTTCTTCTCAAGCATTTGGGATTGATATGAATCCTCTTGCAGCAGCATTATTTATTGTATCAATCAATACTGGGGCTTACATGACAGAAATCGTTCGTGGTGGTATCTTCTCGGTTGATAAAGGACAATTTGAAGCAGCATCTGCTATTGGAATGACACACGGTCAAACAATGGTCAACGTCGTGATTCCACAAGTATTTAGAAATATTCTACCTGCTATGGGGAATGAATTTGTCATTAACATCAAAGATACTTCTGTATTAAATGTGATTGCAGTAACCGAATTATTCTTCCAAGCAAAAACAGTCGCTGGAAGTAACTTTAGATTCTTTGATACCTTCTTTGTTGTTTGTGTGATTTACTTTGTTATGACCTTTACTGTAACGCGTATTTTACGATTTGTTGAAAAACGTATGGATGGTACTGGTGAATACGCACCTTATGCTAATCAAATGCAAACAGCTATTTTAGAAAGAAAGGATGACAAATAA
- a CDS encoding ISNCY family transposase has translation MNETKKYQVIKAVAENKKQKKRASVELNLSIRQINRLVKSYRENGKSAFVHKNRGRKNKHSVPEKVKQQIITSYQSFSIKPNIKHFTEILKNDHHICYTDTTIRSILYKEKILSPKAQKKTKRRLKQLIKQEGQQTKQSENLLVPRAEDYLELPEKTHPSRPRKKYKGELIQLDASSYNWFGNQITHLHLAIDDASGNIVGAYFDQQETLNGYYHVLHQILTKQGIPATFLTDKRTVFEYNRKSTKAVEEDTFTQFGFACHQLGIDIKTSSIPQAKGRVERLNGTVQSRLPVDLEIANIHSIEEANQFLSVWIRKFNRQFGHKTAESVYETSPTTAEINLLLATVSHRIVDNGHHIKYQNKFYLPTEGGSDKYFTRKTKALIIKAFNGEIYVNIAEKIYPTRRLKNHETYSKEFDGVSSDIKKERRKYIPPQSHPWKLESFKRYLQSIDRTIEEYEAEKTA, from the coding sequence ATGAATGAAACCAAAAAGTATCAAGTTATTAAAGCTGTCGCTGAAAATAAAAAACAAAAAAAGAGAGCTAGTGTTGAACTTAATTTATCTATACGACAAATTAACCGTTTAGTGAAATCATACAGGGAAAATGGTAAATCAGCATTTGTCCATAAAAATCGAGGGAGAAAAAATAAGCACTCTGTGCCTGAAAAAGTAAAACAACAAATAATCACTAGTTATCAATCGTTTAGTATTAAACCAAATATTAAGCATTTTACTGAAATACTGAAAAACGACCATCATATCTGTTATACAGATACTACAATTAGAAGCATCCTGTACAAAGAAAAAATACTTTCACCAAAGGCTCAAAAAAAGACAAAAAGAAGACTCAAACAATTAATAAAGCAAGAAGGTCAACAAACCAAACAATCAGAGAACCTATTGGTTCCAAGAGCTGAAGACTACCTAGAACTCCCTGAAAAGACCCATCCTAGTCGACCTAGAAAAAAATACAAAGGAGAATTAATTCAATTAGATGCTAGTTCATATAATTGGTTTGGAAATCAAATAACTCATCTTCATTTAGCTATTGACGACGCATCAGGTAATATTGTTGGCGCTTATTTTGACCAACAGGAAACGCTCAATGGTTATTACCATGTTCTTCATCAAATTCTGACAAAACAAGGGATTCCTGCCACTTTTCTAACAGATAAACGAACCGTCTTTGAGTACAACAGAAAATCAACAAAAGCTGTAGAAGAAGATACGTTCACGCAGTTTGGGTTTGCTTGTCATCAATTAGGTATTGACATAAAAACATCCTCTATTCCTCAAGCAAAAGGTCGTGTAGAACGTTTAAATGGGACAGTGCAATCAAGATTGCCTGTTGATCTTGAGATAGCAAATATACATTCTATAGAGGAGGCTAATCAATTTCTATCTGTATGGATTCGAAAGTTTAATCGACAATTTGGTCACAAAACTGCAGAAAGTGTTTATGAAACTTCTCCTACAACAGCTGAAATTAATTTATTACTAGCTACTGTCTCTCATCGTATAGTCGATAATGGCCATCATATTAAGTATCAAAATAAATTTTATCTTCCAACGGAAGGTGGTAGCGACAAATATTTTACAAGGAAAACGAAAGCATTAATTATAAAAGCTTTTAACGGGGAGATTTATGTTAATATAGCAGAAAAAATTTATCCTACTAGACGATTAAAAAACCACGAGACCTATTCAAAAGAGTTTGATGGGGTTTCTTCAGATATAAAAAAAGAAAGACGCAAGTACATTCCACCACAGTCACATCCGTGGAAACTTGAGTCTTTCAAAAGGTATCTTCAAAGTATTGACCGTACTATCGAAGAATATGAGGCTGAAAAAACAGCCTGA
- a CDS encoding EamA family transporter, protein MWFMSALVAVFAWGTADLFYKLGNNEKDKYSAQKTVVIVGLVMGLHAFFYYYLYLGVSFEWKNLLIYLPVSSMYILSMAIGYVGLRYIELSVSSPISNSSGAVSALLMYLILGAKMVWIQFIAVAVISVAIFMLSVYEKQEVDHELKVSGNVVDKKYQKSALAIIFPILYCVIDGLGTFLDGYYLEYAEILPENQANMSYEFTFLIVGLLMWGYLRVAKGEKIDVFHEKYKGFAALFETLGQFFYIGAIASHSIVVAPMIASYSIVSVLWSRIFLKEKLTKKQYIMIFAIIISVVVLGFFDE, encoded by the coding sequence ATGTGGTTTATGTCAGCGCTGGTAGCTGTCTTTGCATGGGGGACAGCAGATTTATTTTATAAACTGGGAAACAATGAAAAAGATAAGTATAGTGCACAAAAAACAGTGGTCATTGTGGGATTGGTGATGGGACTTCATGCCTTTTTCTACTATTATTTGTATTTGGGTGTGAGTTTTGAATGGAAAAATTTATTGATTTATTTACCTGTGTCGTCCATGTATATTTTATCAATGGCGATCGGGTATGTGGGGCTTCGTTATATAGAGCTGAGTGTGTCTTCACCCATTAGTAACTCTTCAGGAGCGGTGTCAGCTTTATTAATGTATCTGATACTAGGAGCGAAAATGGTGTGGATTCAATTTATTGCTGTGGCAGTTATTTCAGTCGCTATTTTTATGTTGTCTGTTTATGAAAAGCAAGAAGTTGATCATGAGTTAAAAGTATCAGGCAATGTGGTCGATAAAAAATATCAGAAAAGTGCACTTGCGATTATTTTTCCAATACTTTACTGCGTGATTGATGGATTGGGGACATTTTTGGATGGGTATTATTTAGAGTATGCGGAAATTTTACCTGAAAACCAAGCCAACATGAGTTATGAATTTACTTTTTTAATCGTTGGGTTACTGATGTGGGGTTATTTACGAGTAGCTAAAGGAGAAAAAATTGATGTGTTTCATGAAAAGTATAAAGGTTTTGCGGCACTTTTTGAAACCTTGGGACAATTTTTCTATATTGGTGCGATTGCGAGTCATTCCATTGTCGTGGCACCGATGATCGCCTCATATAGTATTGTGTCAGTCTTGTGGTCACGAATTTTTTTAAAAGAGAAATTAACGAAAAAACAATACATCATGATTTTTGCGATTATTATTTCTGTGGTTGTATTAGGCTTTTTTGACGAATAA
- a CDS encoding NAD-dependent protein deacylase produces the protein MEILQQAENIVFMTGAGVSTASGIPDYRSMTGVYHGVENPEYLLSHTCLKREPDVFYQFVQQLYHPEAKPNVIHEKMAELSQTKQVGIVTQNIDDLHIKAGSPNVVSFHGSLYDCYCQKCGQSVSVPDYMKSMYHQECGGIIRPNVVLYEESLSEANIETAISWLSQADVVCIVGTSFQVYPFSGLINYRKPDSQVIVVNKEPISLMMPHLLVQQKGEDFFSDI, from the coding sequence ATGGAGATATTACAGCAGGCGGAAAATATCGTGTTTATGACAGGTGCCGGTGTCTCAACAGCATCGGGTATTCCTGATTATCGCTCTATGACAGGGGTATATCATGGAGTGGAAAATCCAGAATATTTGCTGAGTCATACTTGTTTAAAACGTGAGCCTGATGTTTTTTATCAATTTGTCCAACAATTATACCATCCAGAAGCAAAACCGAATGTGATTCATGAAAAAATGGCAGAATTAAGCCAAACGAAACAAGTTGGGATTGTGACACAAAATATTGACGACTTACATATTAAAGCAGGAAGTCCAAATGTGGTGTCGTTTCATGGAAGTTTGTATGATTGTTATTGTCAAAAATGTGGTCAGTCAGTTTCTGTTCCAGACTATATGAAGAGTATGTATCATCAAGAATGTGGCGGGATCATTCGTCCGAATGTTGTACTTTACGAAGAAAGCTTGTCTGAGGCTAATATAGAAACAGCTATTTCTTGGTTGTCTCAAGCAGACGTTGTATGTATTGTTGGCACAAGCTTTCAAGTGTATCCTTTTAGCGGACTGATTAATTACCGCAAACCTGATAGCCAGGTGATTGTGGTAAACAAAGAACCCATTTCATTAATGATGCCTCATCTTTTAGTGCAACAAAAAGGTGAAGACTTTTTCTCTGATATATAA
- a CDS encoding chorismate mutase has protein sequence MLSQDRQRIDEIDEQIVSLLEERYDCVSHIAKIKKDNHIPVFDTTREEAVLEKIRQMVSNEDYADSIVETFNQIMMVSKDYQKSKQ, from the coding sequence ATGTTAAGTCAAGATAGACAACGAATTGATGAAATTGATGAACAAATCGTATCATTATTGGAAGAAAGATATGATTGTGTGTCGCACATCGCGAAGATAAAAAAAGACAATCATATTCCAGTTTTTGATACGACAAGAGAAGAAGCCGTATTAGAAAAAATTCGACAAATGGTATCAAATGAGGATTATGCTGATTCAATCGTCGAAACATTTAATCAAATCATGATGGTCTCAAAAGATTATCAAAAAAGTAAACAATAA
- a CDS encoding GNAT family N-acetyltransferase — protein sequence MIEYRNGSNIKREQLELLYDSVGWIAYTKDLKGLEQALVNSLYVVSAWHEEQLVGLIRVIGDGQTILYVQDMLIHPDYQRQKIGTTLMSDILETYKHVRQKVLLTVDEPDVRGFYESFGFESCDKGSTVAFYKEF from the coding sequence ATGATAGAGTATAGAAACGGAAGTAATATAAAACGTGAACAACTAGAGTTGTTGTATGATAGTGTTGGATGGATAGCTTACACAAAAGATTTAAAAGGTTTAGAGCAAGCACTAGTTAATTCACTTTATGTGGTAAGTGCTTGGCATGAAGAACAATTAGTTGGTTTAATCAGAGTTATTGGTGATGGTCAAACAATTTTATATGTACAAGATATGTTGATTCACCCAGATTATCAACGTCAAAAAATTGGGACAACACTAATGTCTGACATATTAGAAACGTATAAACATGTGCGCCAAAAAGTATTATTAACTGTAGATGAACCAGATGTTCGAGGGTTTTATGAGAGTTTTGGATTTGAATCGTGTGATAAAGGAAGCACAGTTGCATTTTATAAAGAGTTTTAG
- a CDS encoding serine hydrolase domain-containing protein produces MKKKIARKIALTALATVLLLLGLNHYYRQNIIKDEVLAANEKDDTSFQVSLDDYFADENYNGVAMVLENGDILSASAYGYSNYEAGEKNTLDTLFPVASLQKMMTATLIAKEISKGKLTYETKLSDFYPDISYSDKITIRDLLDQTSGIRMGEIAPDDVLKTQKEQMAYVLESLESTGEMSFSYTNANYSLLAGILSTVTGEDYETLFTKEIIEPLHLSNTFFWDTVSDKKVAKAYNSSILLGEYATGTDDFVAAKPLYSSLIGAGNVLMSAEDLATYLEGLTDGTLITKDEFSDLIQGNPEYSGAFWGNDELLQTNGSLGNYQSSVLLDKSGGKMVILISNGSEIDSLSDLASDIYQRTFG; encoded by the coding sequence GTGAAAAAAAAGATAGCTAGAAAAATAGCGCTAACAGCTTTAGCAACAGTCTTATTATTGTTAGGATTAAATCATTATTATCGACAAAATATCATAAAAGATGAGGTGTTAGCTGCTAATGAAAAAGATGATACCTCTTTTCAAGTTAGTCTAGATGATTATTTTGCCGATGAAAATTATAATGGTGTCGCGATGGTGCTTGAAAATGGTGATATTTTATCTGCCTCAGCTTATGGATATAGTAATTATGAAGCAGGGGAAAAAAACACATTGGACACGCTATTTCCTGTAGCCTCTTTGCAAAAAATGATGACTGCAACATTGATAGCAAAGGAAATTTCAAAAGGAAAATTAACCTATGAAACGAAACTCTCGGACTTTTATCCGGATATTTCGTACAGTGATAAGATAACCATTCGTGATTTGCTAGACCAAACATCAGGTATTCGAATGGGTGAAATAGCACCAGATGACGTGTTAAAAACTCAAAAAGAACAAATGGCTTATGTTTTAGAGAGTCTTGAGAGTACAGGTGAAATGAGTTTTAGCTATACTAATGCTAATTATTCTTTATTAGCAGGTATTTTATCGACTGTTACAGGAGAAGACTACGAAACATTGTTTACCAAAGAAATCATTGAGCCACTACATTTATCTAATACATTTTTCTGGGATACCGTGTCAGATAAAAAAGTAGCAAAAGCATACAATAGTTCCATTTTACTAGGTGAATATGCTACAGGAACGGATGATTTTGTTGCAGCTAAACCTTTGTACTCTAGTCTAATCGGTGCCGGAAATGTATTGATGTCGGCAGAAGATTTGGCAACTTATTTAGAGGGCTTAACTGATGGAACATTGATTACTAAAGATGAATTTTCTGATTTAATACAAGGGAATCCAGAGTATAGTGGGGCTTTCTGGGGCAATGATGAACTACTACAAACCAATGGGAGTCTTGGTAACTATCAATCTTCTGTTTTACTAGATAAGTCAGGCGGGAAAATGGTAATCTTGATTAGCAATGGAAGTGAAATCGACAGTTTATCAGACTTAGCATCAGATATTTATCAACGAACATTTGGTTAA
- a CDS encoding helix-turn-helix transcriptional regulator, whose product MLETILKEKRHELGLTQQDVAEKLNVTRQTVSSWEVGKNIPDISSLISLSELYDISLDYMLKGDKQVSEKLKKDTIELNFLRFFSKTTLIILGVILIILVPFSSIVLLGIYFYLTVIKKKEVKIITHTNEEKVVEERTSSVIQAITDSASIIGAVSLFYVVISIILGNASLIVDEQNRYLLIVLFIGMAVGRYIRYQRGMKE is encoded by the coding sequence ATGTTAGAAACTATACTAAAGGAAAAACGACATGAACTAGGTTTAACTCAGCAAGATGTCGCAGAAAAATTAAACGTTACAAGACAAACTGTATCGAGTTGGGAAGTCGGAAAAAATATTCCAGATATTTCAAGTTTAATTAGTCTAAGTGAACTGTATGACATTTCTTTAGACTATATGTTGAAAGGGGATAAACAAGTGAGTGAAAAACTAAAGAAAGATACCATTGAATTAAATTTTTTGCGATTTTTTTCAAAAACAACGCTAATTATTTTGGGTGTTATATTAATCATCTTGGTTCCTTTTTCGAGTATTGTTTTATTAGGAATATATTTTTATTTAACAGTTATTAAAAAGAAAGAGGTTAAGATTATCACTCATACGAATGAGGAAAAAGTAGTGGAGGAAAGAACAAGTAGTGTGATTCAAGCGATAACAGATTCTGCCTCAATTATTGGAGCAGTTTCTCTGTTTTATGTGGTTATCTCAATTATTCTAGGAAATGCAAGTTTAATTGTTGATGAACAAAATCGATACCTACTTATTGTACTGTTTATTGGAATGGCTGTTGGTAGATATATTAGGTACCAAAGAGGGATGAAAGAATGA
- a CDS encoding ASCH domain-containing protein — MNSKVKFGGTVEEQNELASLVLMGEKTATSSLFELKTERELSCIGDIWEINNGLDQQLCRVQVISVEVVKFGDVTEEFAKAEGDGTFQNWLDIHTRYYSFLLEKYNKKLTKDTLLECVYFEKIY, encoded by the coding sequence ATGAATAGTAAAGTAAAATTTGGTGGAACAGTAGAGGAACAGAATGAGTTGGCAAGTCTTGTTTTAATGGGAGAAAAAACAGCAACGTCTTCGTTATTTGAGCTAAAAACAGAAAGAGAATTATCTTGTATAGGGGATATATGGGAAATAAATAACGGATTAGATCAACAGCTTTGTAGAGTTCAAGTTATATCTGTTGAGGTAGTAAAATTCGGCGACGTGACGGAGGAATTTGCCAAAGCTGAAGGAGATGGGACATTTCAGAATTGGCTAGATATCCATACACGTTACTACTCATTCTTATTGGAAAAATATAACAAGAAATTAACAAAAGATACGTTGTTAGAATGTGTCTATTTTGAAAAAATCTATTAA
- a CDS encoding rhomboid family intramembrane serine protease: MIAIYCLNIFTKGRLDTLFELDSNKILKQHQIYRLVTFGFLHGGVIHLIGNLLIIRNIVYPFFQNKLSFSSFLGIFVMSTFITGIALITYYSKNSFTFVGSSVGFYAFFGLMLVFYINKGWDYFNLSIGQQPFYNNGLVWAIVIFFLGSFITSYWENFKQFSGLFAHNISFLTGIIIGVIINFGR, encoded by the coding sequence ATGATTGCTATCTATTGTCTCAACATATTTACTAAAGGACGTCTTGATACATTATTTGAATTAGATTCTAACAAAATACTTAAACAACACCAAATCTATCGTTTAGTTACATTTGGTTTCTTACATGGTGGTGTTATTCATTTAATTGGTAATCTCTTAATTATAAGAAATATAGTGTATCCTTTTTTTCAAAATAAGCTTTCCTTCTCTTCTTTTCTAGGCATATTTGTTATGAGCACTTTCATAACTGGGATAGCACTAATTACTTATTATTCTAAAAATTCTTTTACTTTTGTTGGGTCATCTGTTGGTTTTTATGCGTTTTTTGGGTTAATGTTAGTTTTTTATATTAACAAAGGATGGGATTATTTTAATCTAAGCATTGGTCAACAACCATTTTATAATAACGGTCTAGTTTGGGCGATTGTCATCTTCTTTTTAGGAAGTTTTATCACGTCTTATTGGGAAAATTTCAAGCAATTCTCCGGATTATTTGCACATAATATTAGTTTTCTCACTGGTATTATTATTGGAGTTATCATTAATTTTGGTCGTTAA
- a CDS encoding SpaA isopeptide-forming pilin-related protein — protein MLSTIYLNSDSFKDKNIRKYVVPDSEENVIFIDINSELLEINTPFQIINPHNKVIIMNVIGENHTLNVRSKIEYNKRSNHETEDFSDANLIWNFGNSTKNLNIEAPFLGTILAPKANINVNQNLDGSIIGRNININSETHRWDPNPIFPKLGSVELIKEDAVSHELLSGAIFSLYNESGEELASNLTTNEAGIITYSGLSVGSYYFVETTAPTGYQLDNSPQRFEIKSGETSKVVRLRLGNERVSEETGSVELIKEDAVSHELLSGAIFSLYNESGEELASNLTTNEAGIIAYSGLSVGSYYFVETTAPTGYQLDNSPQRFEITSKQAVKMVVKNKKDIVYTLPRTGYTFEVISIYIGFLVLLCVSYLFFINVIFR, from the coding sequence ATGTTAAGTACTATTTACTTAAATAGTGACAGCTTTAAAGATAAAAATATTAGAAAATATGTAGTGCCTGATAGTGAAGAAAATGTTATTTTTATAGATATCAATAGTGAATTATTGGAAATTAACACACCTTTTCAAATTATTAATCCACATAATAAAGTCATAATCATGAATGTGATAGGAGAAAATCATACATTAAATGTACGTTCTAAAATAGAATATAACAAACGTAGCAATCATGAGACAGAGGATTTTTCAGATGCAAATTTGATATGGAACTTTGGTAATAGCACGAAAAATTTAAATATAGAGGCTCCTTTTTTAGGGACTATTTTAGCCCCAAAAGCTAATATAAATGTCAATCAAAATTTAGATGGAAGTATAATTGGTAGGAATATTAACATAAATAGTGAGACACATAGATGGGATCCGAACCCAATTTTTCCAAAATTAGGTTCCGTAGAATTAATAAAGGAAGACGCGGTGAGCCATGAGTTATTGTCTGGTGCAATTTTTAGTTTGTATAATGAATCAGGGGAAGAATTAGCTAGTAACTTAACGACGAATGAAGCAGGTATTATAACGTACAGTGGTTTATCCGTGGGATCATATTACTTTGTTGAAACGACTGCCCCTACGGGATATCAGTTAGATAATAGTCCGCAACGATTTGAGATAAAAAGCGGCGAGACCAGTAAAGTTGTGCGTTTAAGACTAGGCAATGAGCGAGTGTCTGAAGAAACAGGTTCCGTAGAATTAATAAAGGAAGACGCGGTGAGCCATGAGTTATTGTCTGGTGCAATTTTTAGTTTGTATAATGAATCAGGGGAAGAATTAGCTAGTAACTTAACGACGAATGAAGCAGGTATTATAGCGTACAGTGGTTTATCCGTGGGATCATATTACTTTGTTGAAACGACTGCCCCTACGGGATATCAGTTAGATAATAGTCCGCAACGATTTGAGATAACGTCTAAACAAGCAGTTAAAATGGTAGTCAAAAATAAAAAAGATATTGTTTACACACTTCCAAGGACTGGATACACATTTGAAGTAATATCAATATATATTGGATTTTTAGTACTTTTGTGTGTAAGTTATTTATTTTTTATTAATGTAATATTTAGATAA
- a CDS encoding L,D-transpeptidase family protein produces MKRKSWLLIPLVLVLIIVSIYSYFAIIYQNKFLPNTTVGQINISQLSKKEAIKKIEDNVHQDEFLVLDSGKTWKSIPKQQLGITFDVDKTVDNTIKKQNPWLWFMNYINKPKNVPIIMTDYNKDALAKEATELKTTLTEFNKNRTPTKNAMIEMKDGTFQITNEVAGNTIDIDKFVSAFESHVKEGEGTIELETYIQKPTVLATDNKLKKELEDINKLTDVSATYLINGQEVAIPKETIASWLTTNEKGDVDLKKDLVKEYVTQLGQTYNTSTNPTKFNSTKRGEVTVPAGTYSWTIWTDNEVEQLTELILSGKGFTNRVPAYQGSTTPETPLISNTYIEVDLQAQHMWYYKDGKVALETPIISGKPSTPTPPGVFYVWNKKRNEILRGEDYASPVDYWMPIDWTGVGIHDSPWQNANAYGGTSYTTVGSHGCINTPPDVCAKLFNMIDVGVPVVVF; encoded by the coding sequence ATGAAACGAAAATCGTGGTTATTAATACCACTAGTCTTGGTATTAATTATTGTAAGTATTTACTCGTATTTCGCAATCATTTATCAAAATAAATTCTTACCCAATACAACAGTTGGTCAAATCAATATTAGCCAATTGTCTAAGAAAGAAGCAATCAAAAAAATAGAGGATAACGTCCATCAAGATGAATTCCTTGTTTTAGATAGTGGGAAGACATGGAAATCAATTCCTAAACAACAATTAGGCATTACATTTGATGTTGATAAAACAGTTGATAATACTATAAAAAAACAAAATCCTTGGTTATGGTTTATGAATTATATTAATAAACCCAAAAATGTACCAATCATTATGACTGATTACAATAAAGATGCACTAGCTAAAGAAGCAACTGAACTGAAAACAACATTAACTGAATTTAATAAAAATCGCACGCCAACTAAGAATGCGATGATTGAAATGAAAGATGGTACATTCCAAATAACAAATGAAGTAGCAGGAAATACGATTGATATAGATAAATTTGTTTCTGCTTTTGAATCGCATGTTAAAGAAGGCGAAGGAACAATTGAGTTAGAGACATATATTCAAAAACCAACTGTCCTAGCAACTGATAATAAATTAAAAAAAGAGTTAGAAGACATTAACAAATTAACAGACGTTAGCGCAACTTATCTTATCAATGGACAAGAAGTTGCTATCCCTAAAGAAACAATCGCTAGTTGGTTAACAACAAACGAAAAAGGCGATGTCGATTTAAAGAAAGACCTTGTAAAAGAGTATGTTACTCAATTAGGTCAAACTTACAATACAAGTACTAATCCAACGAAATTTAATAGTACAAAACGTGGTGAAGTGACTGTCCCTGCTGGCACGTATAGTTGGACTATCTGGACTGATAATGAAGTTGAGCAATTGACTGAACTTATCTTATCAGGCAAAGGATTTACAAATCGTGTCCCTGCTTATCAAGGAAGTACAACACCAGAAACACCATTAATATCAAATACATACATAGAAGTTGATTTACAAGCTCAGCATATGTGGTATTACAAAGATGGCAAAGTAGCTTTAGAAACACCTATTATTTCTGGTAAACCAAGTACTCCGACACCACCTGGCGTATTTTATGTTTGGAATAAAAAACGGAACGAAATTTTACGTGGTGAAGACTATGCTAGTCCTGTTGATTATTGGATGCCTATTGATTGGACAGGTGTTGGAATTCATGATTCCCCTTGGCAAAATGCTAATGCATACGGTGGAACATCATACACAACAGTTGGCTCTCATGGTTGTATTAACACTCCTCCTGATGTTTGTGCCAAGTTATTCAATATGATTGATGTAGGCGTGCCTGTTGTTGTCTTTTAA